ACAGAAATCAATGTATTTGTAGATTGCTAGTGGATAAACAAATTTAATCTTGTTCAACTTACTGGTGTAATACCATGTATGACCAATACCATTAGTCTCTTGAAAAAAAATTAAGGGGTTGTTTACTTGATGGTGCTCTAGGTACTTTTAAGATCTCACTAAATACCAACTGTCTACTGAATTTTGAATAGAAAGGAAGCCTGAAAAGCCCGAACGAGATATACCCTTATCGGCCTCCCGCCAATCAGTTGGCCATTGCCCATCTGAATTGCCAGTGCAGCTTCCTCATGGGTGCTGTACCTCACAAAGCCAAAGCACTTGTCACGTGTTACACGGACCTCCTCGATTGAGCCAACCCCAAGTGAATGAAAAAACAGGTGCACATCATTGTTGGTGGCCTGATGGTGTAATCAAGAAATAGGAGGGCATTATAAGAGCAAATAGAAAAGCTATGTATAATCAAGATAAACAGCAATCATTCCATTGGAAGAGTATTACCTCATGAGGAAGACCACCAACATAAACAGTGGTAAACAGTGGGTTATTTTcaggaccatcttcatttgaatTCTCCTTTCCAGCTTCTGCGTAACATGACAAGATTGAAATGATACTGTTAGTAGTTTCAACCCGTAACTGGGACAAGTACAGCATTATAAAAGTTCCCATCTTACATACAAATTGAAAATTGCAAAAACTAAGGTCAGAATGCAGTAGACAACTAAAATCTCCAGAATCCTTctaatttaatttttttgaaGGGAAtaattaaattataattatttaAACTTATTAGTGAAAGTTGAACATGAGAGCTTTACTCGGTTATCACACATTATATCATAACATACAGACTAAGGAAAAAGAGACTGAAGTCAAAGCACATGTATTCACCTGATGAACCATTTGTATGGTCCACCTTGGTGTCCACACTTTGTTTCTCTTCACCAGCATTAGCACCTTTCGTCGCCCAATTGCAACGAATTTGACGGTTGCCAAGCCACTTCCCTGCCAGTAGGAAAAAAAACAGGTGTAATCACTTTGGGAAAGCTAACGACTCCAAAATGGAACATAGACTAGAAACATGGAAATAGGGAACTCACCATTCAAGTCATTTATCGCATTTTGAGCATCCTGTGGACACAGCAAAATGAAAAGGTAGGCCCAAAAGTTTTAAACAAATGCACAACGGGTTTAAATATCATGGTGAAACTACCTGCTGATTCCTGAAAGAAACAAAACCGAACCCTCTGGATCGTCCTGTTTTTTGGTCCCACATAACCCTAGCATCTCTGCAAAATTTACCAAGCTAAAACGGTAAGCAGATATTTTGTGTACTCAACACTAGCAAACTATTCTGCTAACAATGTCACGGTGGACAAGCAAAATGATGGAGGGGAGATAAGAGTTAGGCGATGCTTACGAGCAGGTAGAGTATCCAGAGAAAAAGGCAAATAGAGCAGCATCAGTGATTTCTGGGCAAAGATCCCCAACAAAAATATTAAAATGGCCTGCAGAGATGAAGATTTTCAACACCACAGCTTTTCATTAGAATTCAGAAACCATATATTCATATCTATGTACCTGCATGGCACTTGAAAGAACAAGTAAAATACAAATATGGAATATAATATAAACATCTTTCAGTTCCAAACCTGATGTATCCTCCCTCTGAGTACTTGTATATGCCCAATTGACTTTAATTGGCTGACCACACCTGATTTTTGGgggactccttagcaatttgaGCCAAAAGCAGGAGAGTGTTCACAGAAATTAGCATGCAACCAACCCAAAATACTTACAGTTGTTTGCCGTTGAGAGATAAAATTGCTAGTGCAGCAGATCGGCGGTCATAGTAGTCGATGAAACCAAAAGATGACTACAACATCAGAAGGGAAAGTGTAAAGATCACATTGTCACAAGCAACCTATCTAGCAAATATATGATAAGCAAACCTGTAAATCATTAATAATTAACAGATTAAACATAGGAAATGTAGCATCTCAAATTGTAATTTTATGTTAAAAATGGTGATCAGAAAGAGTGTCTATTGACAGCGCTAGAAATATCGTAATCAAGTCATTTCTATTTTGATCCATTCAAAATTGATTCACCAAAAAACATATGTCCAACATTCAAAATAAAATGTTACATCTACTAGCTTTTCACTTTGGCACTCTTGCATCTCACTGAAACAATATGCCAATCCCAAAGGTGCCAAAAAAATATAGGTCTGGATCAGTTCTAACCACAATCAGTAAACTAGTATGTTTTGAACAGATATT
Above is a genomic segment from Panicum hallii strain FIL2 chromosome 8, PHallii_v3.1, whole genome shotgun sequence containing:
- the LOC112902348 gene encoding oligouridylate-binding protein 1B-like; protein product: MHQQRMKQAAAAAQQQQQLMQQALLLQQQQQAQPPLFPGHHPHPGLLAAPQIEPIVSGNLPPGFDSSTCRSVYVGNIHLQVTDTLLQEVFRSIGPVEGCKLIRKEKSSFGFIDYYDRRSAALAILSLNGKQLCGQPIKVNWAYTSTQREDTSGHFNIFVGDLCPEITDAALFAFFSGYSTCSDARVMWDQKTGRSRGFGFVSFRNQQDAQNAINDLNGKWLGNRQIRCNWATKGANAGEEKQSVDTKVDHTNGSSEAGKENSNEDGPENNPLFTTVYVGGLPHEATNNDVHLFFHSLGVGSIEEVRVTRDKCFGFVRYSTHEEAALAIQMGNGQLIGGRPIRCSWGNKPTPPGTASSPLPPPAPSPFPTGMSAADFLAYQRLALSKIATNPGLVGQHALKQATLGMEAGTSQAIYDGGYPGINAAAAAQQQQQQLMYF